The sequence CACCACAAGCAGACGCGCCATAGTACGTTCTGTCATTATTCTTATAAGAACCGCCGTTCTTATAACAGGAATATCTTTTGTCGTGGCATTTCTTACCGGCCAACGAGGAATAACGGATGAAATGATATTAGCTTCCAGTCCCGACATTTGGCTGTTCCTCGTGGCTTTTTTTTCAGGAATAGTGGCGGCATATTCTTGGATAAAACAGAACACTTCCGTGACTCTGCCTTCAATAGCATTGTCCATTTCCATCATCGTGCCTCTTTCGGCAGTCGGCATAGTTTTGGGGTCTTTGCCAATGTTGCATGAAGTTCTATTCGGTGCCACTGTTCTTTTCGCTATCAACCTTTTATGGGTGGTCGTTGCGAGCACTATTGTTTTTGTTCTTTTCGGTTTTTCTAATCTTCAACAATGGCAGGAAAAGAAAATAGAGGACGAAAAGAATATTTTGGCTGAAATAAAGAAAGATAAGGAAGAGGCAAAAAATGCAATAACATGACAACCACCGCTACAATAACGAGCATACTCGTCATAATCCTCGCCGTAAACATTTTAGCGGTGGTTTTGTTGTGGAGAAAAAAAGGTGGGCCTAGCGGTGATGACAAAGCTTTTTCGCTGATGCTTGCCCAGCTAAACGAGATATCGCGCGTAGTGGACCATAAAATGGGAGAGACGAACCGTTTTGTAAACGAATCAATGCGAACTCAGTTTTCCGAATCCAAACGGCTGATAAACGAGATAAATGAACAAGTCGGCCGCAACCTTTTAGACGTTACCAAGGGGCTTACGAAATTGGACGAGACAAACAAACAAGTCGTCTCTTTCGCTGACCAGCTGCAGTCCCTTCAAGATATTTTGAAAAATCCAAAACAGCGCGGGATTTTGGGCGAATATTATCTTGAGACGCTTCTTAAAAACACTTTGCCTCCTGGCAGTTTTGAAATGCAGTACCACTTGACGGCAGAAACCATAGTTGACGCGGCCGTTTTCGTGAAGGACAAAATAATTCCAGTGGATTCAAAGTTTTCTCTTGAAAATTACAACCGACTTACGGAGGCGAGGGACCCATCGGAAAAGGAACGCCTTGAAAAACTTTTTGTCCAAGATTTAAAGTTGAGAATACAAGAAACCGCCAAGTATATACAGCCGGAAAACCGCACTACCGACTTCGCTTTTATGTTCATACCCCATGAGGCCATTTACTATGATTTGCTGGTCAATAAAGTGGGGTCCGTAAAAGGCGAAGAAGACGAAAATTTGATACAACGGGCGGCGGGAAAATATAAAGTCATAATAGTGTCGCCAACGTCATTTCTGGCCTATCTGCAGACGGTTCTTCAGGGTTTGCGCGCCCTGCAGATAGAGGAGACGGCTAAAGACATTGTCAAAAGAGTGGGGGAGCTCGGCAAACATTTGAAAAGTTTTGAGGATTATCACGGTAAAATGGGCAATGCTTTGACGACTGTCGTGAACCACTACAATTCATCCGGCAAAGAATTTAAGAAAATAGACAAAGATGTTTTGCGTATTACCGGAGAAGCGGTGGGCATAGAGACCCTGACTATAGAGAAGCCGGATAGGGAAGACAGTTGACTCAATTTTTCTTTTGATATATTATTACAGAGGTTCATGAGGATTGTAATCCTCTTGATGAAGCGAGAGTGACAGTGCATCGGCCACCCCTCCCTCTTGTCGGGTGCTTGCGGGGGGAGGGGCGGTTTTTAAAGACAATTTCTTATTTTCAGCAAATCCTAGGCAGGGGGTTTGCTGTTTGGGGTCCCGAGTCGTAATGGTTTACGGCTCGGGATTTTTTTAAACCTCAAACCTCTCGTTTTGGGCGCTTGTTTAATTTCCTGGAGGTGGTACTCTTATAAAAGATAGGGTCTTGCGGTACTGAAAAGCACCCAAGGAGGCATTCCGAGTCCTGGGAGCCGCAATTCTCTGTTCACTTCTGGGCCCCGTTCGCTTGCGAACGGGGCTCTTTTCTTGCATTTTTTTCTTGCATTTTATTAAAAACTATGTAGAATAAAGCAACTATGTCAGAGTTCGCCGTAATAAAAACAGGGGGCAAACAGTACCAGGTTTCCGTGGGAGACGTTATTGTTATTGAAAAAATCAAAGGCGACTATAAAGAGGGCGATTCTATTACCTTTGACAAAGTCCTTTTGGTGGAAAGTGGCAATGCCACGACTGTCGGCACACCGTACATTCCCGAGGCCAAGGTCACGGCAGTCATAAAAGAAATAGGACGTTCTCCTAAAATTACCGTAGTTAAATACAAAGCCAAGAGCCGTTACTACAAAAAACGCGGTCATCGCCAGCCGTTTTTCAAAGTTAAAATTGAGGGATTAAAGTAGAGGTTTTGGCGAACAATGTTTCGCTTTACTACTCTCTGTTCTTCAGTGCGTTCTCCAATGTTTTAGAATCGGCATATTCAAGTTCAGCGCCGGAAGAAAGACCCCTGCCAGGCAGGGTTATTTTTATGCCTGCCTGTTCTGCCATGCTCCTTATTCTTTCTT comes from bacterium and encodes:
- a CDS encoding DNA recombination protein RmuC; this encodes MTTTATITSILVIILAVNILAVVLLWRKKGGPSGDDKAFSLMLAQLNEISRVVDHKMGETNRFVNESMRTQFSESKRLINEINEQVGRNLLDVTKGLTKLDETNKQVVSFADQLQSLQDILKNPKQRGILGEYYLETLLKNTLPPGSFEMQYHLTAETIVDAAVFVKDKIIPVDSKFSLENYNRLTEARDPSEKERLEKLFVQDLKLRIQETAKYIQPENRTTDFAFMFIPHEAIYYDLLVNKVGSVKGEEDENLIQRAAGKYKVIIVSPTSFLAYLQTVLQGLRALQIEETAKDIVKRVGELGKHLKSFEDYHGKMGNALTTVVNHYNSSGKEFKKIDKDVLRITGEAVGIETLTIEKPDREDS
- the rplU gene encoding 50S ribosomal protein L21; the protein is MSEFAVIKTGGKQYQVSVGDVIVIEKIKGDYKEGDSITFDKVLLVESGNATTVGTPYIPEAKVTAVIKEIGRSPKITVVKYKAKSRYYKKRGHRQPFFKVKIEGLK
- a CDS encoding DUF389 domain-containing protein, with protein sequence MKSVFLSNFFEKRKTVETLIDESRVDAGYYLFLFFSTFIVALGLIFGNAVIIMAGMLIAPILSPILSLGMGIATTSRRAIVRSVIILIRTAVLITGISFVVAFLTGQRGITDEMILASSPDIWLFLVAFFSGIVAAYSWIKQNTSVTLPSIALSISIIVPLSAVGIVLGSLPMLHEVLFGATVLFAINLLWVVVASTIVFVLFGFSNLQQWQEKKIEDEKNILAEIKKDKEEAKNAIT